One window from the genome of Enterococcus haemoperoxidus ATCC BAA-382 encodes:
- a CDS encoding sugar transferase, protein MVTKNEWNNAKRIIIIIFDILVFHFSIFAGFWLKFGMNIPQYNFVSYEHSVVYITIIFVFLNLLLGTYVFYNRTVNDIVFVTVIGQVLTILSIMIVGFVGRWFSFPRSVLIYSFIVGMILLSLYRMFIYFVYLRISEEKRVVIIGSAKSTISATANFLTHKNKKHKVVDVIQANYFENLKKILSNVDIVYIASHIDEEEKLDIYELVIEHEKKLFLNTSFENLVMLKPNMMNFEDESIIEVSDFKIKPEYDFIKRLFDLVIALLLLVITSPIILITAILVKVTSAGPVVYKQTRITLGQKEFSILKFRTMSATAEVNTGPVLSSSNDSRVTTVGRYLRALRIDELPQLFNVLKGDMSIVGPRPERPFFVDQFKEENKHYYLRHNVRAGITGYAQVYGKYASDYNSKLNFDLLYIKNYSVLLDMKILLQTIKILFDKISSKGVDEEEQREIEKNLFSKNNIKVWN, encoded by the coding sequence ATGGTAACTAAGAATGAATGGAACAATGCAAAGAGAATAATAATTATTATTTTTGATATTTTAGTATTTCATTTTTCCATTTTTGCAGGGTTTTGGCTAAAATTTGGAATGAATATCCCACAATATAATTTCGTGTCATATGAGCATTCAGTAGTGTATATCACAATTATTTTTGTTTTTTTAAACTTGTTGTTAGGAACATACGTATTTTATAATCGAACGGTCAATGACATCGTGTTTGTAACCGTGATAGGCCAAGTGCTGACTATCTTGTCTATTATGATTGTCGGTTTTGTTGGGCGTTGGTTCTCATTTCCGCGCTCAGTGTTGATTTATTCATTTATTGTTGGAATGATTTTGTTAAGTTTGTATAGAATGTTTATCTATTTTGTATACTTACGCATCAGTGAAGAAAAACGTGTTGTTATTATAGGATCAGCTAAAAGTACAATATCCGCAACGGCTAACTTTTTAACACACAAAAATAAAAAGCACAAAGTTGTTGATGTGATCCAGGCTAATTATTTTGAAAATTTAAAAAAAATCTTATCTAATGTTGACATTGTTTACATAGCAAGTCATATTGATGAAGAAGAGAAGCTAGATATATACGAATTAGTTATTGAACATGAAAAGAAATTATTTTTAAATACAAGCTTTGAAAATCTTGTTATGTTAAAACCTAATATGATGAATTTTGAAGATGAAAGCATCATTGAAGTATCTGATTTTAAAATTAAACCAGAATATGATTTCATAAAACGTTTATTTGATCTTGTAATAGCATTGTTATTATTAGTAATAACGTCTCCTATTATTTTGATTACAGCGATTTTGGTAAAAGTAACTTCAGCTGGACCTGTTGTTTACAAGCAAACAAGAATTACTTTAGGTCAAAAAGAATTTTCTATATTAAAATTTAGAACAATGTCAGCTACGGCAGAAGTAAATACTGGGCCAGTCTTGTCTTCAAGTAATGATAGCCGTGTTACGACTGTTGGAAGATATTTGAGAGCTCTTAGAATAGATGAATTGCCTCAATTGTTCAATGTTTTAAAGGGTGACATGTCTATAGTTGGACCACGCCCAGAACGTCCTTTTTTTGTAGATCAATTTAAAGAAGAAAATAAACACTATTACTTAAGACATAATGTACGAGCGGGCATTACTGGATATGCTCAAGTTTATGGGAAATATGCTTCTGACTATAATAGTAAATTAAATTTTGATTTACTTTATATCAAAAACTATTCAGTGTTATTAGATATGAAAATATTGTTGCAAACAATTAAGATTCTTTTTGATAAAATTTCATCAAAAGGTGTTGATGAAGAAGAACAAAGAGAAATTGAAAAAAACTTATTTTCTAAAAACAACATAAAGGTTTGGAATTAG
- a CDS encoding EpaQ family protein gives MEKLLSKVSNLILIATIASSYLLWTAGLNTETMMKFYSHYEYSLLICLIVILLLNIKKLDKTDFLLIGTSGVIFIFYTLTSSIRHSNRFINASIMVIMLLILCYRKTKFDKIDFGILGAIIATFFGITLYRIFTELPKIVAPHSIWQRGNEFDSIWINSNTIGASVLFMVMMLSIIIKQASGSLIKWLVIPVYAAGIAAIWVCQAKTAFAVLILFIVIDNLLPKRFIKSNWLWLTLFSLVLILFPFIFYYCANLSTIKFFSGRENLWKEFFDFWFVNKQNVLIGMKPYVFHWKNLGMHNSYLSILNNLGILGYTLFSFFIFGQFYFMRKKGSYSTTQISLAIAFLCVFVLSTMEDILVSYHWIPLAFSFFGILIQKNGSHLNNEQDLSHRNKRRKQLS, from the coding sequence ATGGAAAAACTACTTAGCAAAGTAAGCAATCTAATTTTAATTGCCACAATTGCCAGTTCTTATTTATTATGGACTGCAGGCCTGAATACAGAAACAATGATGAAATTTTACTCACACTACGAATACAGTTTATTAATCTGTTTGATTGTTATTCTTTTACTTAATATAAAAAAATTAGATAAGACTGATTTCTTGCTGATTGGTACGAGTGGGGTTATCTTTATCTTTTATACGCTGACATCTTCAATTCGTCATAGTAATCGTTTTATCAATGCTAGCATTATGGTCATTATGCTATTGATATTATGTTATAGAAAAACGAAATTTGATAAAATTGATTTTGGAATTTTAGGTGCGATCATCGCTACTTTTTTTGGAATCACTTTATATAGAATTTTTACTGAGCTTCCCAAAATCGTTGCGCCGCATTCTATTTGGCAACGTGGTAATGAGTTTGACTCTATTTGGATTAACAGTAATACAATTGGAGCATCAGTGCTGTTTATGGTAATGATGCTATCTATTATTATAAAGCAAGCGTCAGGAAGTTTGATAAAATGGTTGGTAATACCTGTCTATGCTGCAGGAATAGCAGCAATTTGGGTTTGTCAGGCAAAGACGGCTTTCGCGGTTTTAATTTTATTTATTGTAATAGATAACCTACTGCCTAAACGATTCATTAAAAGTAACTGGCTGTGGTTGACTCTATTTTCACTAGTCCTAATCTTATTTCCGTTCATTTTTTATTATTGTGCTAACCTATCAACAATTAAATTTTTTTCAGGTAGAGAAAATTTATGGAAAGAATTTTTTGATTTTTGGTTTGTAAATAAGCAAAATGTCTTAATTGGGATGAAACCGTATGTCTTCCATTGGAAAAACTTAGGCATGCACAATAGTTACTTAAGTATCTTAAATAATCTAGGTATTCTAGGATATACGCTATTCTCGTTCTTTATTTTTGGTCAATTCTATTTTATGAGAAAAAAAGGAAGCTATTCAACTACTCAAATCAGTCTTGCTATAGCTTTTTTATGTGTGTTTGTTCTTTCTACTATGGAGGATATTTTGGTCTCTTATCATTGGATTCCATTGGCTTTTAGTTTTTTTGGCATATTAATTCAAAAAAATGGATCACATTTAAATAATGAACAAGACTTATCTCATAGAAATAAAAGAAGAAAACAACTGTCATAA